The following is a genomic window from Equus asinus isolate D_3611 breed Donkey chromosome 3, EquAss-T2T_v2, whole genome shotgun sequence.
AAGGAATATGATTATTCTCAATCACCAGGCAGGATTCTTGAGACAGGCAGGATGCTTGCATTCTGGGAGAGGAGGCCTGAGGGACCAGGAGAATGTGCCCTTGGGTTTTATCACATTCTGGCCTGGGCTATTTGGGATGGGGCTAAAGCTATATAAACTTCTGTGCTCAGATCGGGAGAGGACTAGTGGAGAATCAGGCAAGTGTTCATCTGAATTTTTGGTAAAATACATTCACAAGATGTTATCCAacaatttctgttttcaaaacatCAATGTTACTTTGACGATTGCAGTAAGTCACCATATAGAGTATATCAACATTTGTCTCGTCTGCAATCTTAGGTAATTTAACTATGTTGTcaaggcctcagttttcttaactGTGTAGTGTGGGATGATCATATGTGCTTATGTAGTTCTCAGAGATGCTAGAGAAAAGAGTAAAGGAGTGAGTGGGTAGGTAGATGAGATAAAGAGTGTTGATCTGATAGATGGCCAGTGGGAAGTATTAGAAAGTACCCATGATGTGAAAGTTTACCTTTGTATGTTGGCTGAGAAAACTGTAAAGAGCTGAATGAGGAGACACACTATTTGTGGAATATggtataaataggaaaaaagagtTGTATGATCATAGCAGACTAATGGCAAGATGTGACTCAGCAAATTACAGGCAGGAAACTGGTTTCCTCCAGGTAACAATGTTTTTATCTGGTGGATGATAGTGTTGGCAGAGGGGAAGAAGGCTCATTGGGAACCTGAGGAAGGAATTGCTgtaatcagtaaatattttggtGACAAGGTCTTTCTGTGGGTGTTTGTAAGGAAGGAAAGGTGAAGAAGCCTGGGCCACAGCCTAGTCATTAGAGAAGTGCTCATTGTTTTGGAAAAAGGACAGTGATAATGATAAATGGAGATCTGCAAGTAGGactaaaaatgaagaaaggtGCTGTGATAATACAAGCTTGAGACCCCAGTGCTGGAcctgttttccaaagagaaaatgaagataatctaaggagaaaactaagaaagtaAACGAAAATAATTTGTTCAGCATGTTGAAAGTTGTTTAATTCATATTGCTAGCTGACTTTCTAAAGGGCAAAGAAAGTGGGCGGAGCTTTTATAGGAGGTCAGAAAGCAGGGTACAGGTGAACCCAGTGAACACTTTTGCTGAAGGTAGGCTATGTGGCCGACCCTCCATGCCTCACTTTCATTTACTTCTGGCTGCTTACCTCTTTGGGAAGCAGATGAGACTGAAAGCCAAATAATTTTGCTAGCAATAGGAACTCAGATAAAAGATTTGTTGAAGATGAGGTTAAAATGACTGTCTAAAATGAGGTTTGTCGATAGAATTTATCTGTAATAGTATCATCCTCCATTATCATTGATTATTGGGAATTAGCTATACTTCCTTTAGTAAGAAAGATAagcagaaaaactggaaacagactAGGGTATCACATCAAAGACATAGGATAATATGCAATACccaattttagtcattctgatgaCATTTTGTTGGTACTTCAATAGGAATAAAGAGAATTTTCCAAACACAGAATTATTAGGAAgtagaacaggggccagccctgtggcctagtggttgagttcagcatgctctgcttcagcagcccgggtttggttcccaggtgcagatctacaccacttgtcagcggccaggctgtggtggtgacccacatatgaaatagaggaagattggcacagatgttagctcagggtgaatcttcctcaagcaaaaaaaaaaaaaagtagaatgagAAAGTCAAGACCACCAAAGAAGAGtaagattttagaaataattttagtcTAGAGCAAGTATTAAGATACTTTGAAAGTGAAGACTGGTAAAAAAGAGTGGAGGAAAGCAGTAAAGAATTTACAGTACGTGTGCCATCAATGTAAATAGGAACAGGGCATATTCTGACTTAAAATGTATTCTGTTGTTGAACAAACATTCAtttactctctctgtctcttttctctcagTTTGACCCAACTCATTAGTCTTTTTCTGTACTTATTTTCCTCCCAAGATGTACCCCATTACCAGAACATCACCCTCATGATTCCATTAAAATTTCATGTCTTCCACTTTTCCCAGCCCCAGACCTGTGTCACTCACATGGTtactttcccctctcctcttggTCCACAGAACATTAGTAGCGAAAGTCCCCAATCTATGAGATATGACTAACTCTAATTGGGTTCTTTATGGATGCAcaatatcttcttttttattatctttaaatttcCCTTGCTCAGTTCTGAGAAAGGATGTTCCAAAACTTTGTATGTCTCTCAGGTCCTCATTTCCTCACCTCCAATCTCAGCAGAAGACTTCTGTTCCTTACAGATGTGACTTATTTGCTAGATGGAAGTTGGTTATAAGGGTAATTTTGAAGCTGTCAGAAACTTTGAAGATACAGTGCTCCCTCCTTATCCTTAGGGAATATGTTCTAAGACCCcctgtggatgcctgaaaccatgaatAGTACTGAAACCATATATATACTATGCTTCCTATATACACATACctctgataaagtttaatttacaaattaggcacagtaagaaattaacaataataaccaATAGTAGAATAAAACAATTACTTCTGCTCTTGGTGGCCAGGCCACTGCCATCTTTCCCCTCGCTGAGATACTACCAGGTAAAGTTCTACCCTAACAGGACTCTTCGTATCTCAGGAATCTGTACATCTccagaaataggaagaaaaaatgacCACATTCAAGGAGGCAGTGATGTTCAGAGACATGGCTGTGGTCTTCACCAAGGAGGAACTAGGGCTGCTGGACTCTGCCCAGAGGAAGCTGTACTGGGACACGATGCTGGAGAACTTCAGGAAACTGCTCTCAGTGGGGCATCAACTCTTCAACAAGATGTGGTCAACTTAGTAAGAGAAGAAAAGTTTTATGTGAAGATAGcaacacaaagaaaagagaattcagCTAACTAAAAGGCTTCAGTTTTCAATCTGAAAAACTAATGTGAAAGCTCAATTTATGTCCATCCAAAGTTTTTTCACACTCTGTTTTAAAAGAGACAGtccagaggcctcagaagaaaccattCAAAAGCCCTCATTTATTCTTTTCACCCCTAGTGATTCTTGCCATCTTTAATTTTCTTGTCAGGAGCATCACCCTTTGTGTACTCCTGTGGGGTGTAGACTTTCAGCTTCACAGCAAAACCGCAATTCCTGGTCTCTTTTGTATTTCAGATATCTTCTAAGGTACTGTGTgtatcaacataaaaaaataagatgaactACATGTATCATGTAGAATTTTCAGGAATACTTTCAATATACAGATAAAAACAATTCTAGGTGCTTGATATATAAGATTGTGAAGAGTTTAGTCAACTACAAAGTTTAGATTGACAGTTTACACAGACCTCCCATAGTTGACACCAAATGCAAATTTGAGGGCTTCCCAAAACTACCTTCAGATTGAATAATTCTCTGGAAGTTCTGGTGGAACTCACTGAATGCTGCTATATTCATGATTAGTGTTTATTACAGGGAAGGATATACCTTACATCAAGCAAGAGAAAAAGCACATGAAAGGGAGCCTAGGCAAGAATGAGATGTAGAACTTCCATTGTCCTTTCTCCGTGGAGTCAAGGATGTGTTACTGTGTTACTCTCCAACAGGAAGATGTAAAATTGTACACAGGGTATTGCTAATCTGGGAAGCTCTCCTGAGCTTCGGTGTCCAGAGTAATTATTGGAGCTCCATCACATTGCCAGTGTAGATTGAATAGGTTCATACGGTTATTCTCAGTCTGCTGGTCCACACTATCAGGTAATTGAAAATCCCATCTGGAATCATATTCTTGGTCCTTCCAGTGTGATCGGCTTCATTCCTAAATCATTGTTATTATGTATCCAATGTGACTGAAGACCCTCAGGAGCTCTCTTCAGACATGGCATTCCACAGTCTTGGAGCTTATCTCTCAGATGTTAAGAGCAAAGGCCAGATCCCTTGTATGGAGGCAAGATCCAACACAAGGTGGAGACTGTTCCAGAAGCAGGACCACATGAAGAACTTTCCTGCTGGCAAATCTGGCAACAAATTGCAAGTGACTTAACTCGGTATCAAGACTCCATCATAAAGTTCTCAGCTCCCCAGACAAAGTGATTTCCTCAGCCAAGTTGGGGCAGGACTATCTATAACTCAAACAGGCCAGAAACCTTACCAGGGAAATGAATGTAGAAAATTCTTCAGTGGTGTCTCCAACTTTGATCCGCATCAACAGTTAAACTCAGGAAAGAAGGCTCATACATGTCATGAGTGTGGAAAAAGCTTCTTTTATAACTCAGGACTTTGTATTCATCAGAGATTTCACATGGGAGAAAAAAGCTATAAGTGTGGTAAGTGTGGTAAGGAATTCAGTCAGAGGTCACATCTGCAAACTCATCAGAAAGTCCACACTGTAGATAAACCATTTAAATATGAGCAGTATGGGAAACGCTTCAGTCTTAAACTTGCACTTAATGTTCATTGCAATTTACACTcaggagagaaaccttataaGTGTGAGGAATGTGGGGAGGCCTTGATTCACGCCTACCATCTTCATGACCATCAGAGAGTCCACACTGGGGAAAAACCATTCAAATGTGATATATGTGGTAAGAGCTTCCATAGTAGATCAGCACTTAATAGTCATTGTGTGGTCCACATAGGATAAAAACTGTACAAATGTGACGAGTGTGGTAAGTGCTTCACTTGGAGCTCACGTCTTCATATCCATAAGAAGGTCCACGTGGGATAGAAACTATGCAAATGTGACAAGTGTGGAAAGAGCTTCTTTTCTAGGACAAATCTTTATTGCTATCAGAGTATCCGCCCAGAAGAGAAACCCTATATTTATAAGGAATGAGGGAAGAGCTTCAGATGGGCTTCACATCTTTTGATACATGAGCGAGTCCACAGTGGAGAAAAGCCACTCAAATGTGAAGAGTGTGGGAAGAGATTTGGTCAGAAAGCACACCTGCAAGCTCATCAAAAAGTCTACACTGGAGAAAAACCATGCAAATGTGAGGAGTGTGGGATGGGCTATAAGACGAGCTTGGATCTTGACATACACCAGAGTgtccacacaggagagaaaccatataCATTTAGAGAGTGTGGTAAGCACCCCAGTAAGGCCTCAAATCTTAAACTTCATCAGAGagtccacactggagagaaaccatataaATGTGGTGCGTGTGGTAAGGTCTTCAGTCAAAGTGCACATCTACAGTCTCATCAGAGAGTTCGCACAGGGGAGAAACCTTACAAGTGTGAGATATGTGGTAAGCACTCCAGTTCAAGTTCATATCTTAAAATTCATCACAGAATCCATGGTGCTGATAAAGTTCATCCAGCCTCATAGGAGGGAAAACATTTGTTTCACTAAAGTGAATGTTTGGACTACAGCTCAGCATATCCGGTGATCTCAAGACCACACAAGTGGTGCACTGAGGGCTTCAGTCATAACCTTGACAATTACAGTCATCACTCAAGAGGCAGGCCTTAGAAATAATAATTTGTTCAGGTACTCACAAAACTCTAATGAATGGGTGTTAAATTTGATGTtcagtagaatgtaagctccatgagggcaaggagtTTGTTTGCTCTGAATTCACACAACCTTAACATTGATCAGCACTTGATATGTGTGCTCAGTACTTGTTTGTTAAATGAACCACAGGGAGAATTGTACAGTATTTAAAAATTGCATGTGGAAGAGGAAACCtgcaaaaaataaacttaattcagagaaataaacatgacttgaaaataaataaataaaacaattataacaatatactgtaagaaaagttaccatagatctcaGTAaactcagcatacaatttttttctttccttattaagttaaGAACTTCCACCTTTTCACTTGAAAGAAGCACTTTATCAAGTAAattaagggttacttgaacacaagcactgtgataccataatagttgatctgataacccagaCGGCAACTAAGTGACTAACGAGAGGGTAGAGTAGACAGCGTGGATAcgctagacaaagggatgattcacgtccagGGTGAAAGGACCTGgatggcacaagatttcatcatgttGCTCACAGTGGCAGcagtttaaaatttatgaattgtttatttctggaattttcgaTTTAATATTTTCACACCTCAATTGACTGTGGGTAaatgaaactgtggaaagcaaaaccacggataaggggACTACTGTAATATTGTCGAACTCCAcaatttacagataaagaaactaagagTTACAGATTAATTCctcaaataaaatggaaaactgctgagaaagaattaatattgtggCTGTTTTTACAGCTTGCTGGAATTTATAGTACACCATCAAAAGCTGTAGTAATGATCTAGTAATTCGTTTTCCGTAACACTCTTTAAACCAGGGAAATTGTGATAGTCTGGATTTCTTCCCTGTTCTCCAGTTCCACCTCCTAATCCCAAACCATGGTATTATCTCTAATATCTGTAAGCTCCAAGTCTTGTTCCTCGCAGTCACTTCTCTGGTTGCTTTCTTTGAGATGATAAAATTGCATTTTAACATCACGCTCTTGAAAATGCTCTCTACTAACTGATGTACAATAGCTCTGAAAAGAAAGGGTTTGAAACCTGTTTTCAAGTATCTGAATGTGGGCTGTAACGTAGAAGATTGTTCGCTTGTATTTGATTCTACAAAGCAGAACTTGGATCAGTGGGTAAAAGTTATAAGGATGCCAGTTTCAGCTCACTGTTCAATCAATAAGCAAATATTTCTGATACCTACTATATACTATGCATTATTCTAGGAGCTGGGGATACAAGGTAATAAAATGCAATCCCTGCTTTTTTGGAGCTTGTATTCTGTGCTTCATCAGATAATcaactaataaacaaataaacctaTACTGTCATGCAGGTAACAATAAGTATTATGGGGAAAAATCAAGATGGGTAATAGAAGAGTGACTGGCtagcctctctgagaaggtgacattaaAGCGATCACCTGAATGTATTTAGGGAGCAAGCCACACAGAGGCCTGGAGGAAGTTTGTTCTCATCTGGCATTTGGGGGAGCAAGTAAAAAGTCTTAGTTTGGGAATATAAGAATTTGGCTTCTTTGTGATTTAGTGGGCTCTCTGTCCTGGAACTGTTTAGAACCTAGATTACCTGCCGGAAAGTTTAAGAAGATAATCCTGCATTAGTTAGGAGATTGAAACCAGTCAACCTTGAGATCTCTTTCCAGCTTTAAGATTCTGTGTATTTACCTGGTATAACAATATGGCTTAGAACTTCAAATAAGAGAAATTCGGGAGAAGAAAAGATGCAGAAGTCTCTTTTTGGAAGAGAACAATAAAGCTATAGGTTGGAAAGTATTTACGCATGATCTCGCTCCATGTTGACAttgaaatttggggagaaaaatagagCTAAATATAAAGATAGGGTGGGGGCGTGATGAATCAGAAGTTAAAGTAATTTAGGTCATTCATTTATGCACAGATGCATAACTACTCTCCAAATGATTCAGAAGTCATAGGAAATGACTTATAAGAGCTGATACTAAACTTTGTATGGGAagtaattttataagaaacaatTGTTTGTAACTCTTGCATGACGcataattttaaattagaaaaccaAAAATGGTTGAAGGAGTATTTATAGATTTCTTTGAGCTCTTCTGGAGAAAAACATTGccacagattttcatttttattgaaatttttacttttattttttaaaggttaggCAGCACATCAAAGTAATTAGAATCAGAATTTATTTACTGTTGAAACTGAAGAAAATGGACTGATCTGTGCTTTTATGTTTTTGgagctttagaaaagaaaatatgttaaaaaattaaattgaaggaTGCTGATATTTCCTAGCAAAACTTTTAGAATTATAACCTGGTATTTTATCTTTTGGAGTAGAAAATAAATGCCATGGGCAACAGGTAAAAATGTGGGCGTATTTCAGCATCAGAACTTGGTATTCAAAGTAGACTTACATGGACAATATTTGTACCTCATATCCTGACTTTAACCAAATAGCTTTGCAAACCAGAAAgagctctattttttttaagtgcatgtgtatctcctttctccctctaaaTTGAACACTTATCAAAATCAGTAAAAGCTACACACAGAAATTAGTACAGCAGTGGGAGAGTGGAGACCAGGAGATATTATTGCTACtcaacagaagaggaaaattgaGTGCCCAAAGGGTAAGGTAGTTGTGAAATATCACGTTGTGAATAAAAAGAAAGTGCCAGCAATTGAACACACAAGTTTCTAGTCTCTGGGCCAACTCCAAGCTAATTCTCCTCCTTAAATGACATTTATGGATTACAGATGTGGTGCCACTGTGGTATATGTGAAATTAGTTCTACCTACTTCTTTTCTGAACACATGTGTGTATTACACATGTATATTTAGCTAAAGAAGGACCATATTTTGCCAAGTTCTCATCCAACATATTTTTCTAGTAGCATAGGAGATGACTCGAAGAACTTGGGAATGAGGCCAGGGAGGATAAATGAGAAGGGTCAGGCCAAAATGGAGGTGGGGAGATGTCATGCTTCCAGCATGCATGGTTGACAACATGGTTCCTgctttgcttttgtgtttttcaatGAGGATATTGTCAGGGAGACCACTGAACCTgaattatatgaaatataaaaaattatggaaGAAATACAGCTGCTCGAAACCAAGTTTGCTGTTAGGACTTGTCTTTCATAAAGACCACAGGCTTTCAAGCTTATGAAGAGTGAGAGCAATTTGAACAgcaagtgaaataaaatgattaacAGAGGCACATGGGGCCAGGCATTATAGTTTAGGGAAGAATACTATATTTAGGGGATAGCAATTCACAAAATGATACATATACCATACCACTCaatttttgtaggttttttcttgtCATCCTTTAACTGGTTTGGGCATAGTAAACTTGTGAAACTTAGGAGaacctaaggggaaaaaaatttatattgagAAATCATCTCAAATTCACCCACAGTAATTGGCACTTAGATACTATGGACAAATTGAAACTATGGATAAGTTAAGGAATGTTTGTAACTTCTGATCTCCAAGCATTGGCATAGGttatttcttctgtaaagaaTACTTATCCACACAGTCCCAACTGCCTAAACCTTAGTTACCTTTCAGATGTTGCTCTAGACATTCCCCTGGAAAGCTCTATGGCTACAAGACTGGCTTAGGTGTTCTATGAGTATATATGTAGCTCTTATTGTACTCATTATAATGCTCATTGAATGGTGTTTGGTTCAGCCAGCATAGCACTTCCTAATGTGAAAGTGCTTCAGATTTGCTGGAGCTCAGAGTCAAGGAGAAGAGTTGGGAAAGACTTCAAGTTATAAAAAGGGTCAAATTATGAAGGATCTTAAAAAAACACGTTAAGGAGTTTGGGTTATAGTCCAAACATCCATTCAGCATAAAGTAGAGCTCATAAACAACCTAAAACATAGTAGTAGTTTACATTGCTAACAAgtcatagaaggaaaaaaaaaagaaatgaaaatcaattggctaaaaatatatttttggggactggtccagtggtgtagtggttaagttagtgtgccctgctttggtggcttggggtttgcaggttcagatcctgggtgtggacctagcactgctcatcaagccatgctgtggtggcgtctcacataaaatagaggaagaggggaacagatgttagctcagggccaatcttccttacaaaatatttatatctatctatctatctatcttctataGCAGATGTCAGAAAACCATGGGGCACCGCTTAACTCTGCTGGTACTTCATCTTTGACATCTTATGGGACAGAGGCTAGCTGTTGTCCCTACTCATAAAATGGACCCTCGGATGCTTGAGAAATGGATATTGTGGTGCTGGGATTTGCACTTGTCCTGCATAGCTTCCTGTTCTCTCTGCGTGTTCTAGGAGCCCAAGGCAGGGGGCACTATTTACCTTAAGGGTTTCCGTAGCCTTGCCTCCGTCAGCACATTAATTTGGACCCATCCATCTACACTCAGAGGCTCACTGGTAAAATACTCATGTCCCTGGAATGATGCTAACTCTCCCTGTCCTCATATGGTTGAAGATATTACAACTGAAAAGTTGTCCTGTTTCAGAAGCATATGAGAGTAATAATATGATCACCTTCTGAAAACTTTGGCATGTTTCTGTTTTAAAGGACAAAGACATTTCTCTGGCTTCTAGTATTCTGATCTATGCCTATCtcttttgtttgatattaatatcAAATGGTTAGTAAGCAgtgtcattttggttttaattttcacagaGCTTGTAATCTGGTCTGGTAGGTTTCATAGGCAGCAAATAAGGACCGGCTCTACAATTTCCTTAAAAGGATATGATAGTCTCTTAACAGGTTCCTGCTACTGTGACTTAGCACCCTTGAATTAGCCGTAAATCTTACATGCCCTTTAGATGACAACCTAAAACAACATTGCTGCTGGTAGGAACAATAGCCCATAAAGGGTAAGCGATACTGAAACGCTGCTGGCCTTGACATACTGACAGTGCAGGAgaccctgaggaagcccagatggAGCCAATCTCTACTGGTCCTCAGGCAGGAAAAGAATACAGGAATGACAAAGTCTGAAAGAGTCATTTCATACACGACAGGAAATGTTAGGGAGGAATAAATAAAGTCATTCTCAGTACAAGCTGTAAAGTGATAGTTAAGATCACTATAGCGAGGGTTGAATTTGCTCTTTATTCTTTGATGCTTTTCAAGAGAAGGTAAGTtaccatttatgtaaataaaaaaagcaatt
Proteins encoded in this region:
- the LOC139044935 gene encoding LOW QUALITY PROTEIN: zinc finger protein 234-like (The sequence of the model RefSeq protein was modified relative to this genomic sequence to represent the inferred CDS: inserted 3 bases in 2 codons; substituted 1 base at 1 genomic stop codon) → MTTFKEAVMFRDMAVVFTKEELGLLDSAQRKLYWDTMLENFRKLLSVGHQLFXQDVVNLVREEKFYVKIATQRKENSGGKIQHKVETVPEAGPHEELSCWQIWQQIASDLTRYQDSIIKXSQLPRQSDFLSQVGAGLSITQTGQKPYQGNECRKFFSGVSNFDPHQQLNSGKKAHTCHECGKSFFYNSGLCIHQRFHMGEKSYKCGKCGKEFSQRSHLQTHQKVHTVDKPFKYEQYGKRFSLKLALNVHCNLHSGEKPYKCEECGEALIHAYHLHDHQRVHTGEKPFKCDICGKSFHSRSALNSHCVVHIGXKLYKCDECGKSFRWASHLLIHERVHSGEKPLKCEECGKRFGQKAHLQAHQKVYTGEKPCKCEECGMGYKTSLDLDIHQSVHTGEKPYTFRECGKHPSKASNLKLHQRVHTGEKPYKCGACGKVFSQSAHLQSHQRVRTGEKPYKCEICGKHSSSSSYLKIHHRIHGADKVHPAS